In the Malus domestica chromosome 16, GDT2T_hap1 genome, one interval contains:
- the LOC114821951 gene encoding uncharacterized protein At4g22758 has product MLLYKQKKNQSTAKGNRLLISITVLGSAGPIRFVVNEQELVAAVMDTALKSYAREGRLPVLGSDLNDFLLYCPAVGPEALSPWDTIGAQGARNFMLCKKPQPVKMEKDEIPAAAIIRKGSGSWKAWINKSLNLKVSSH; this is encoded by the exons ATGTTGCTGTACAAGCAGAAGAAGAACCAGAGCACCGCCAAGGGCAACAGGCTCTTGATCAGCATCACTGTGCTCGGCAGTGCTGGCCCGATCCGCTTCGTTGTCAACGAGCAGGAGCTCGTCGCCGCCGTCATGGACACCGCTTTGAAATCCTATGCGCGTGAGGGGCGCCTCCCGGTTCTTGGCTCCGATCTCAATGACTTCCTGCTCTACTGCCCCGCCGTAGGACCTGAAG CTCTGAGCCCGTGGGACACAATCGGGGCGCAAGGAGCTCGTAACTTTATGCTGTGCAAGAAGCCTCAGCCAGTGAAGATGGAGAAGGATGAGATACCAGCAGCTGCAATTATTCGCAAGGGTAGTGGGAGCTGGAAGGCATGGATCAACAAGTCCCTCAATCTCAAGGTCTCTTCCCATTAG
- the LOC114821933 gene encoding DELLA protein GAIP-B, with the protein MKREHQTHQLNQYPPPQYPDPSMASTSAGGGGGFCKAKMWEDESQRIDGGMDELLAVLGYKVRSSDMAEVAQKLEQLEEFMGCAQEDGLSQLASDTVHYNPADLSTWLESMISEINLPPPNFDPLTGGAVAGMQPNQQQVQLVDDPFLARGESSITTVDFPDQRKSKSISTSPPQTVFEDCNSSSSYYDFKSIPGNAVFTQTRLDSPSRELKRLKSSSGSSPSELLFNRPAASSLPQPQQPISLPATAESSPTRPALIVDSQENGVRLVHGLMACAEAVQQNNFNLAKALVTQIGYLAGSQAGAMRKVATFFAEALAQRIFRVYPQSPIDHSFSDMLQMHFYETCPYLKFAHFTANQAILESLQGKTRVHVIDFSMNQGMQWPALMQALALRPGGPPAFRLTGIGPPASDNSDHLQEVGWKLAQLAETIHVEFEYRGFVANSLADLDASMLELGPSEVESVAVNSVFELHKLLARPGAIEKVLSVVKQMKPEIVTVVEQEANHNGPVFMDRFNESLHYYSTLFDSLEGSANSRDKVMSEVYLGKQICNVVACEGVDRVERHETLAQWRARFGSADFVPVHLGSNAFKQASMLLALFAGGDGYRVEENDGCMMLAWHTRPLIATSAWKPAYNSVMAHRVE; encoded by the coding sequence atgaaaagggaGCACCAGACTCATCAGCTGAATCAGTACCCCCCGCCGCAGTATCCAGACCCGTCCATGGCTTCCACCTCCgccggcggcggcggcggcttCTGCAAGGCCAAGATGTGGGAAGACGAATCCCAGCGAATCGACGGCGGGATGGACGAGCTTCTGGCGGTGTTGGGGTACAAGGTTCGGTCTTCGGACATGGCGGAGGTTGCTCAGAAGCTTGAGCAGCTTGAAGAATTCATGGGTTGCGCTCAGGAAGATGGACTCTCTCAGCTCGCTTCTGACACCGTTCACTATAACCCGGCGGATCTGTCGACGTGGCTTGAGAGCATGATCTCCGAGATAAACCTCCCGCCTCCTAATTTCGATCCTTTAACGGGCGGTGCCGTCGCTGGGATGCAGCCTAATCAGCAGCAAGTGCAGCTCGTCGACGATCCGTTTTTAGCTCGGGGGGAGTCGTCCATCACCACCGTCGATTTCCCAGATCAGCGGAAGAGCAAATCCATTAGCACATCACCTCCCCAAACTGTATTCGAAGACTGCAACTCTTCTTCCAGCTACTACGACTTCAAATCTATCCCCGGAAACGCCGTGTTCACCCAAACCCGCCTCGATTCTCCGTCGCGGGAGCTCAAGCGTCTCAAATCCTCATCCGGGTCTTCTCCCTCCGAGCTCCTCTTCAACCGCCCCGCCGCCTCCTCCCTTCCACAACCACAACAACCCATCTCCCTTCCCGCCACCGCCGAGTCATCACCAACCCGCCCAGCCCTCATTGTCGATTCGCAGGAAAACGGAGTCCGACTCGTCCACGGACTCATGGCCTGCGCGGAAGCCGTCCAGCAGAACAACTTCAACCTCGCCAAAGCTCTGGTGACCCAGATCGGCTACCTGGCAGGTTCACAAGCAGGTGCCATGCGTAAAGTTGCCACCTTCTTCGCCGAAGCTCTGGCCCAACGAATCTTCCGAGTCTACCCGCAGTCGCCGATCGACCACTCCTTCTCAGACATGCTGCAGATGCACTTCTACGAGACCTGCCCCTACCTGAAATTCGCCCACTTCACCGCCAATCAAGCCATCCTCGAATCCCTCCAGGGCAAAACCAGAGTCCACGTCATCGACTTCTCGATGAACCAGGGGATGCAGTGGCCCGCTCTTATGCAGGCGTTGGCGCTCAGACCCGGCGGCCCGCCCGCTTTTCGGCTCACGGGCATCGGGCCGCCGGCTTCGGATAACTCCGACCATCTGCAGGAGGTGGGTTGGAAGCTCGCCCAATTGGCTGAAACCATCCACGTCGAGTTTGAATACAGAGGATTTGTGGCAAACAGCTTGGCCGATCTTGACGCGTCGATGCTTGAACTCGGACCGAGTGAGGTTGAGTCGGTGGCGGTCAACTCGGTCTTCGAGTTGCACAAGCTGCTGGCCCGACCCGGCGCGATTGAGAAGGTGTTATCAGTGGTGAAGCAAATGAAGCCGGAGATTGTGACCGTGGTGGAGCAGGAGGCGAACCACAACGGTCCAGTGTTCATGGACCGGTTCAACGAGTCGCTCCACTATTACTCGACCCTGTTTGACTCGCTGGAGGGATCGGCGAACAGTCGGGATAAGGTGATGTCGGAAGTGTACTTGGGGAAGCAAATCTGCAACGTGGTGGCGTGCGAAGGGGTGGACCGGGTCGAGAGGCACGAGACGTTGGCCCAGTGGCGAGCCCGGTTCGGCTCGGCAGATTTCGTCCCGGTTCATCTCGGTTCGAACGCGTTCAAGCAAGCGAGTATGCTGCTGGCGTTGTTCGCCGGCGGAGATGGGTACCGGGTGGAGGAGAACGACGGGTGTATGATGTTGGCCTGGCACACTCGCCCGCTCATCGCCACCTCGGCTTGGAAACCCGCTTATAACTCGGTCATGGCTCACCGAGTCGAGTAG